In the genome of Saprospira sp. CCB-QB6, one region contains:
- a CDS encoding phosphatase PAP2 family protein produces MLAELIAWDQQLFTTINGGWHSPFLDQIFPIWREKTTWIPLYLLILTSLIYKRKRKVWQPLLLLGLGLLLFDTFSSQLLKKNVMRLRPCRTTSLQKELHLLVTCGSGYSFTSSHATNHFGLAYLFAQLLSTDYKAYKTYFWIGFLLWAFSIAYGQLYVGVHFPLDLLCGAFLGLSLSAVLYWGYKRLGWG; encoded by the coding sequence ATGCTAGCCGAACTCATCGCTTGGGACCAACAACTGTTTACAACCATAAACGGGGGCTGGCACAGCCCCTTTTTGGACCAAATTTTTCCAATTTGGCGAGAAAAAACAACTTGGATTCCCTTATATCTTCTCATTTTGACCAGCCTCATTTATAAGCGCAAACGCAAAGTCTGGCAGCCCCTTTTGCTCCTAGGGCTGGGCCTGCTCCTCTTTGACACCTTCAGCAGCCAATTGCTCAAAAAGAATGTGATGCGATTGCGGCCCTGCCGCACGACCAGCCTACAAAAAGAACTGCATTTACTGGTGACCTGTGGCAGCGGCTACAGCTTTACCTCCTCTCATGCGACCAATCATTTTGGCTTGGCCTATCTCTTTGCCCAACTCCTTTCTACCGATTACAAAGCCTATAAAACCTACTTCTGGATCGGCTTTTTGCTTTGGGCCTTTAGCATTGCCTATGGGCAGCTCTATGTGGGTGTTCACTTCCCCTTGGACCTCCTTTGTGGCGCTTTTTTGGGCCTGAGTTTGTCGGCGGTTTTGTATTGGGGGTATAAGCGCTTGGGTTGGGGTTGA
- a CDS encoding glycosyltransferase family A protein, which yields MSVNQPLVAIIMPAYNAEKYIATAIKSVLAQSHNNWQLRIVNDGSRDMTEEIILQFEDPRIIYLNQKNQGVSAARNLALAEMRADFFCFLDADDALPPNSLADRLALFAQDEQLTFVDGRILVQDAQLQETIREVQPSWQGNPLIDLVRLGGQSFFGPSWMIRCQPNQNYQLKMGMTHAEDLLFYIQLAAEGGQYAAVQTPVLRYRQGNASAMTNLKGLEMGYWELLAEVKKLKAVPRVHIRYLKKRILRIMFLSYLRSKQFSALGPVLQRYFKA from the coding sequence ATGTCGGTTAATCAACCTTTGGTGGCGATCATTATGCCTGCTTATAATGCAGAGAAATATATTGCTACGGCCATTAAATCTGTATTGGCCCAAAGTCATAATAATTGGCAATTGCGGATTGTAAATGATGGTAGTCGAGACATGACCGAGGAGATTATTCTTCAATTTGAAGACCCTCGGATCATTTATTTAAATCAAAAAAATCAAGGAGTTAGCGCTGCTCGAAATTTGGCTTTAGCAGAAATGCGAGCCGATTTTTTTTGCTTTTTAGATGCGGATGATGCTTTGCCGCCCAACAGTTTAGCCGATCGATTAGCGCTATTTGCTCAGGATGAGCAACTTACTTTTGTAGATGGGCGAATATTAGTTCAAGATGCGCAACTTCAAGAGACGATTAGAGAAGTACAGCCCAGTTGGCAGGGTAATCCCTTAATTGATTTGGTTCGTTTGGGGGGGCAATCTTTCTTTGGTCCCAGTTGGATGATTCGATGCCAACCCAATCAAAACTATCAGCTAAAAATGGGCATGACGCATGCTGAAGATCTCCTTTTTTATATTCAGTTAGCGGCAGAAGGCGGACAATATGCGGCAGTCCAGACTCCCGTTTTGCGTTATCGGCAAGGCAATGCTTCTGCGATGACTAATCTCAAAGGCTTGGAAATGGGCTACTGGGAATTATTGGCAGAGGTGAAAAAGCTAAAAGCTGTTCCGAGGGTTCATATTCGCTACCTCAAAAAGCGAATTTTGCGCATCATGTTTTTATCTTACCTTCGATCTAAACAATTTTCGGCCCTAGGCCCAGTTTTACAACGATATTTTAAAGCATGA
- a CDS encoding SelL-related redox protein translates to MMRVDPEILEAIYTQKDENLLELSQRQPVLLIFLRHFGCTFCKQTMSDLAKVRAEIEAKGLLPIIVHMAPEELANKRLHHFNLPDIGHVSDPDLSLYAYFGLKKGTFSQLYGLKVVVGGMKALAEGFSLPSISKEYGSISQMPGVFVLEAGEVKLEFIHSTAAERADYMQIVADYLALKVN, encoded by the coding sequence ATGATGCGAGTAGATCCAGAAATACTAGAGGCGATATACACTCAGAAAGATGAAAATCTTTTAGAGCTTTCGCAAAGGCAGCCTGTTCTGCTTATTTTTTTGCGGCATTTTGGTTGTACTTTTTGCAAGCAAACCATGTCTGATTTGGCGAAAGTGAGAGCAGAGATAGAGGCCAAAGGCTTATTGCCAATTATTGTCCATATGGCTCCAGAAGAGCTAGCAAATAAGCGTTTGCATCATTTTAATTTGCCAGATATAGGGCATGTTTCTGACCCTGATTTAAGTCTGTACGCTTATTTTGGCTTAAAAAAAGGCACTTTTAGTCAATTGTATGGACTAAAAGTGGTGGTAGGTGGTATGAAAGCTTTGGCTGAGGGGTTTAGCTTGCCGAGTATTAGTAAGGAATATGGAAGTATTAGTCAGATGCCTGGTGTTTTTGTATTGGAAGCTGGCGAGGTTAAGTTAGAATTTATTCATAGTACAGCAGCTGAGCGGGCAGATTATATGCAAATTGTGGCGGATTATTTGGCGCTAAAAGTAAATTAA
- a CDS encoding alpha/beta hydrolase: protein MRILLFMLLLCSGLQAQYYGSHIPVASKLILPPEEFGEGPYPLLVMLPFTSGDARYMFEAYAQAAGSEKSDSDQEKLASIIAALPAPGEKAQPFALLLPAGRGSRRDHSWRGFKACFERYERRLEKDIKSNLGRYPIDSQRIYLTGVSLGGDLSWAISQRQPQGYQGALVMGSRCSYPTTAETLGVFREKDYRFFMTMGMQEAPDRLNGMRYARRLLDSAGIDHIYKEMPELRHNKAELWLFLEGLRYLLDAKTSSNLVQNEQALPLDKIVGTWSNGEIEHSQFVVEEKSQISKGDELFVLQAENFLEQQSLKIERLSEQSVRLKLPNLPAIDAYLAWGELEGEAAIELRIPEQRQGQYYYRGSNLGLEYEQAAGYIKLDGEFPHISISIEQFVGRSAKGFERYSFFLLLE from the coding sequence ATGAGAATTTTACTTTTTATGCTCTTGCTTTGCAGTGGCTTGCAAGCGCAATATTATGGCAGCCATATTCCCGTAGCCAGCAAACTCATTTTGCCTCCAGAAGAGTTTGGAGAAGGCCCCTACCCTCTTTTGGTCATGCTCCCTTTTACTAGCGGAGATGCCCGCTATATGTTTGAGGCCTATGCCCAGGCGGCTGGCAGCGAGAAAAGCGATTCGGACCAAGAAAAACTGGCCAGTATTATTGCCGCCCTGCCCGCTCCTGGCGAAAAAGCCCAGCCCTTTGCCCTGCTCTTACCCGCAGGAAGAGGCAGCCGTAGAGACCACTCTTGGCGAGGTTTTAAAGCCTGTTTTGAACGCTATGAACGCCGTTTGGAAAAAGACATAAAAAGCAACCTGGGCCGCTACCCAATTGATAGTCAACGCATTTACCTAACTGGGGTTTCTTTGGGTGGCGATTTGAGCTGGGCCATCTCTCAACGACAGCCCCAAGGCTACCAAGGCGCCTTAGTGATGGGCAGCCGCTGTAGCTATCCCACTACAGCCGAAACCTTAGGAGTCTTTAGGGAAAAAGACTATCGATTTTTTATGACTATGGGCATGCAAGAAGCGCCCGATCGCCTCAATGGAATGCGTTATGCGCGCCGTTTACTCGATAGCGCGGGAATAGACCACATTTATAAAGAAATGCCCGAGCTGCGCCACAACAAGGCCGAACTTTGGCTATTTTTAGAAGGCTTACGCTACCTTTTGGACGCCAAAACTAGCAGCAATTTGGTCCAAAATGAACAAGCCCTGCCCTTAGACAAAATAGTGGGAACTTGGTCCAATGGCGAAATTGAACACAGCCAATTTGTGGTGGAGGAAAAAAGTCAAATTAGCAAAGGAGATGAACTTTTTGTCTTGCAAGCAGAAAACTTTCTGGAGCAGCAAAGCTTGAAAATTGAGCGCTTATCGGAACAATCCGTCCGTTTAAAACTCCCCAATTTACCCGCTATAGATGCTTATTTGGCTTGGGGAGAATTGGAGGGAGAAGCAGCTATCGAACTGCGTATTCCAGAACAGCGACAGGGACAATACTATTACCGCGGTAGCAATTTGGGCCTAGAATACGAGCAAGCCGCTGGTTATATAAAATTGGATGGGGAGTTTCCACATATCAGTATCAGCATCGAACAATTTGTTGGGCGATCGGCCAAGGGCTTTGAGCGCTATTCCTTTTTTTTATTGCTAGAATAG
- a CDS encoding DegT/DnrJ/EryC1/StrS family aminotransferase produces MINVTKPFLAPQAEYEAYLSGIWQRGWLTNNGPLVNELEAELKNYLQLPYLHFLSNGTIALQIAIKALDLQGEILTTPFSYVATTSSIVWENCQAVFVDIDPETLNIAPNSLEQHIGPNTSAILATHVYGNPCDIDAIQKIADKHNLKVIYDAAHCFGSEYKGQSVFAFGDVSTCSFHATKLFHTIEGGAVMSPSEEIAQRLGYMRNFGHDGPESFAEVGVNGKNSEFHAAMGLVNLKHIARIRQSRLDQKAYYDKALKGLPLSQPKILAQAQPNYSYYPVIFESEEALLKTVKALNSHWIYPRRYFYPALNLLDYVGQQNCPLAEDISKRVLCLPMYVELSAEEMKLITNVIHKALK; encoded by the coding sequence ATGATTAACGTAACCAAACCTTTTTTGGCCCCTCAAGCCGAATATGAAGCCTATCTTTCCGGCATCTGGCAAAGAGGCTGGCTCACCAATAATGGCCCTTTGGTCAATGAACTAGAGGCCGAGCTTAAAAACTATTTGCAATTGCCCTATTTGCATTTTTTAAGCAATGGAACGATTGCCTTGCAAATTGCTATCAAGGCCCTAGATCTGCAAGGAGAGATTCTAACAACGCCCTTTTCTTATGTGGCCACAACCAGCAGTATCGTTTGGGAAAACTGCCAAGCCGTTTTTGTCGATATTGATCCCGAAACGCTCAATATTGCCCCCAATTCATTGGAACAACATATTGGTCCAAATACTTCTGCTATTTTGGCCACTCATGTCTATGGTAATCCCTGCGACATTGACGCCATCCAAAAAATAGCCGATAAACACAATCTCAAGGTCATTTATGATGCCGCTCACTGTTTCGGTAGCGAATATAAGGGCCAATCGGTCTTCGCTTTTGGCGATGTGAGCACTTGTAGCTTTCATGCCACCAAGCTTTTTCATACCATTGAAGGCGGAGCCGTGATGAGCCCCTCTGAAGAAATTGCTCAGCGCCTTGGCTATATGCGCAACTTCGGCCATGATGGTCCAGAAAGCTTCGCCGAAGTGGGTGTCAATGGCAAAAACTCTGAGTTTCACGCCGCTATGGGCTTGGTCAATCTCAAACATATTGCCCGCATCCGCCAATCTCGTTTGGACCAAAAAGCCTATTATGATAAGGCCCTCAAAGGCCTTCCCCTTAGCCAACCTAAAATCTTGGCCCAAGCTCAACCCAATTATTCTTATTATCCCGTCATTTTTGAATCGGAAGAGGCCCTACTCAAAACAGTCAAAGCCCTAAATAGCCACTGGATTTACCCCCGCCGCTATTTTTATCCCGCACTCAATTTACTCGATTATGTGGGCCAACAAAACTGTCCCCTTGCCGAGGATATCTCAAAACGAGTGCTTTGCCTCCCCATGTATGTAGAGCTTTCGGCTGAGGAAATGAAGCTGATTACGAATGTGATTCATAAAGCCCTAAAATAA
- a CDS encoding glycosyltransferase: protein MILFYISYWGVKEGLTVSTVYPHLKILAQREDVTAIHFFTVERAEDQKFKDEFPPIPKTTHSPIFSKNMGLHLLTKAADWWRIQSTILAAAKQLKPNFLICRSSMASGIGHLVKQKLGIPYMVESFEPHADYMVESKVWSPNGIKTQFQRKKEAQTKATADAIVGVSYNYQRQLIEQEGISADRVYTVPCTVPLDRFAFNENERAKTRAQLGLSEDTVVGLYLGKFGGNYYDKEAFQIFKAAADYYQDRFFLCLLSPAPKAEVKAKLAEVDFPENQYFHDLVAHKEVPNYLSAADFAFSLVKPAPSRPFCSPIKNGEYWAAGLPILVPANVGDDSDIIQKEQKGGIIINLEVPQPNYQDYFETLAPLLAKRNEAVELAQKYRSPIQVAEVYDQIIRKLSL from the coding sequence ATGATTCTATTTTATATCTCTTATTGGGGCGTTAAAGAGGGCCTAACCGTATCTACTGTTTATCCTCATTTGAAAATATTGGCCCAAAGAGAAGATGTAACGGCTATTCACTTTTTTACGGTAGAACGAGCAGAAGACCAGAAATTTAAGGACGAGTTTCCGCCGATTCCCAAAACCACCCACTCCCCTATTTTCTCTAAAAATATGGGCTTGCATTTGCTCACCAAAGCAGCTGATTGGTGGCGAATACAATCAACTATTCTAGCCGCTGCCAAACAACTAAAGCCCAACTTTCTAATTTGCCGTTCTTCTATGGCAAGTGGTATTGGACATTTGGTAAAGCAGAAATTAGGCATCCCTTATATGGTGGAATCTTTTGAACCTCATGCCGACTATATGGTCGAATCGAAGGTTTGGTCGCCCAATGGCATCAAAACTCAGTTTCAAAGAAAAAAAGAAGCCCAAACCAAAGCCACAGCTGATGCCATTGTTGGGGTGAGCTACAACTACCAACGGCAGCTCATTGAGCAAGAAGGCATTTCGGCAGATAGAGTGTATACGGTTCCTTGTACTGTCCCTTTAGATCGTTTTGCTTTTAATGAAAATGAAAGAGCCAAAACTAGGGCCCAATTGGGGCTATCAGAAGATACTGTTGTTGGGCTCTATTTGGGTAAATTTGGCGGTAACTACTATGATAAGGAAGCTTTTCAAATCTTTAAAGCTGCAGCCGATTACTATCAGGATCGTTTTTTCCTTTGTCTATTGAGTCCTGCACCAAAAGCAGAGGTAAAAGCTAAACTTGCCGAAGTTGATTTTCCAGAAAATCAATACTTTCATGATTTAGTAGCTCATAAGGAGGTGCCCAATTATCTATCTGCAGCAGATTTTGCCTTTTCTTTGGTTAAACCAGCTCCTTCTCGCCCCTTTTGCTCTCCCATCAAGAATGGAGAATACTGGGCGGCAGGCTTACCTATTTTAGTTCCAGCCAATGTAGGAGATGATTCTGATATCATTCAAAAAGAACAAAAAGGGGGAATTATCATTAACCTAGAAGTTCCTCAACCCAATTATCAAGATTATTTTGAAACTTTAGCCCCTTTATTGGCTAAACGTAACGAAGCTGTCGAATTGGCCCAAAAATATCGTTCGCCGATTCAAGTCGCAGAAGTCTATGATCAGATTATTCGCAAATTATCGCTATGA
- a CDS encoding ribonuclease H-like YkuK family protein: MNWRKLNGSRILLPIKEAVDKTLAKELAEGHDIKVCIGTDSQVRGKQISFATVIVFLRKGKGGFMYIKPELQTGQMSIRERMITEVAKSVAVAYELTDIFAAHGVQMEVHADISTDSNFKSNVALKEAMGYIRGMGYEFKAKPHAFASSSCADKVV; the protein is encoded by the coding sequence ATGAATTGGCGAAAACTAAACGGAAGTCGAATTTTGCTGCCTATTAAGGAAGCCGTAGACAAAACCTTAGCAAAAGAATTGGCCGAGGGTCATGACATCAAGGTTTGTATCGGAACAGATTCGCAGGTGCGAGGCAAGCAAATCAGTTTTGCGACGGTGATTGTTTTTCTGCGTAAGGGCAAGGGTGGTTTCATGTATATTAAGCCAGAGCTGCAAACTGGGCAAATGAGCATTCGGGAGCGAATGATTACAGAAGTAGCCAAATCTGTTGCCGTGGCTTATGAATTGACTGATATTTTTGCGGCCCATGGGGTGCAAATGGAAGTTCATGCAGACATCAGCACGGATAGCAATTTTAAATCTAATGTGGCCTTAAAAGAAGCCATGGGATATATTCGAGGTATGGGTTATGAATTTAAAGCCAAACCTCATGCTTTTGCCAGCTCAAGCTGTGCCGATAAAGTCGTTTAA
- a CDS encoding AAA family ATPase yields MIFPRTVDNRFSNYLEASLFQTFSELGERYSVFYKVWLQDSKTENSSGSSVMSFILLDKRAGIIVLDINQGGIINTNFQNIEPLLKEELLQQLPSKKIPPIKILSFSKNDEAATSKLVQELLTPLAEETQLIDAEDFSILEQFFKVKSAFYAYPIKLESLEFENYKGIKKIVLNGLPKGASWFFITGENGFGKTSFLQALAISLDGNLPKSELQRERFEESPSPLQANLWTIIHKNEVTACPSFFVFSKGRSNTSYHSVLAYGASRLDIDKDPNPQRHASNPIESLFSSQYVMRNIEDKLLEWNLLDRERFEKTKQILEELLPALKIEIVAKKSIWYKEKAPEESYFEAVSFDELAAGYRSLLALFGDMIIRLYERQPDVIDPKEFVGLIIIDEIALHWHPKWQRKLPTILSQLFPKLIFVVSTHSPIPLLGAPKNSVILTLNRTQKDGITVRRLERLEQELPKLLPNLILSSDIFNMDDLAPISAQQEEILNFSASMQDKNAREQAKEHLKALFKELEEEED; encoded by the coding sequence ATGATTTTTCCTAGAACTGTAGATAACCGCTTTAGCAATTACTTAGAAGCTAGCCTTTTCCAAACATTTAGTGAATTGGGCGAACGCTACAGTGTTTTTTATAAAGTTTGGTTACAAGATTCAAAAACAGAAAATAGTAGTGGATCATCTGTGATGTCTTTTATCCTCTTAGATAAGAGAGCGGGAATTATTGTATTAGACATAAATCAAGGAGGAATTATTAACACTAATTTCCAAAATATAGAACCACTGCTAAAGGAAGAACTTCTTCAGCAACTCCCCTCAAAGAAAATCCCCCCTATAAAAATTCTTTCTTTTTCTAAAAATGATGAAGCTGCAACAAGCAAATTAGTCCAAGAGCTGCTAACCCCCTTAGCTGAAGAAACTCAACTAATTGATGCCGAGGACTTTTCTATCTTAGAGCAGTTTTTCAAAGTTAAAAGCGCATTTTACGCCTATCCCATCAAGTTAGAATCATTGGAGTTTGAAAATTATAAAGGAATAAAAAAAATTGTCTTAAATGGGCTTCCTAAAGGAGCTTCTTGGTTTTTTATAACGGGTGAAAATGGCTTTGGAAAAACCTCTTTTCTTCAAGCTCTTGCTATTTCACTAGATGGTAACCTTCCAAAAAGTGAGCTTCAAAGAGAACGCTTCGAGGAATCCCCTTCACCTCTTCAAGCAAATCTTTGGACGATTATTCATAAAAATGAAGTTACAGCTTGTCCCTCATTTTTTGTCTTCAGTAAGGGACGGTCAAATACTAGCTACCACAGCGTTCTAGCTTATGGTGCATCTCGTTTAGATATTGATAAAGACCCCAATCCTCAAAGGCATGCGAGCAACCCTATTGAGAGCTTGTTTAGTAGTCAATATGTAATGAGAAATATTGAAGACAAACTCTTAGAATGGAATCTCTTAGACCGCGAGCGTTTTGAGAAGACTAAACAAATACTAGAGGAGCTATTGCCTGCCTTAAAAATTGAAATCGTAGCTAAGAAATCAATTTGGTATAAAGAAAAGGCTCCAGAAGAAAGCTATTTTGAAGCTGTTAGTTTTGATGAACTAGCTGCAGGTTATCGCAGTTTATTGGCGCTTTTTGGGGATATGATTATCAGATTATATGAACGTCAACCAGATGTTATTGACCCTAAAGAGTTTGTTGGCCTTATCATTATCGATGAAATTGCCCTGCATTGGCATCCAAAGTGGCAAAGAAAGCTGCCTACAATATTAAGTCAGCTTTTTCCCAAATTGATTTTTGTAGTATCCACTCATAGCCCTATACCTCTTTTAGGCGCTCCCAAGAATAGTGTCATCCTTACGCTTAACCGAACTCAAAAAGATGGAATCACGGTAAGGCGCTTAGAGAGACTAGAACAAGAGCTGCCAAAACTACTTCCCAACCTCATCCTAAGCTCTGATATTTTCAATATGGATGATTTGGCTCCAATCAGTGCACAACAAGAGGAAATCCTTAATTTCAGTGCATCTATGCAAGACAAAAATGCTAGAGAACAAGCTAAAGAGCATTTAAAAGCACTATTCAAAGAACTAGAAGAGGAAGAAGACTAA
- a CDS encoding SAM-dependent methyltransferase: protein MTTTTWFADWFDSAYYHLLYNNRNEAEAQEFMRNLLAHLNLDKGSRLLDLACGKGRHSIYLHSQGYEVLGVDLAAESIAAASEQAKEGLSFAVHDMREPLNMGQFDAVFNLFTSFGYFESEEEHLQTLKEIRNMLPKDGFFVLDFMNAHKVIQNLVLAEEKQVKDVLFHLRRYVENGYIVKDIRFEAEGQNFNFQERVRGFLLADFQALFAQAGLEILAQFGNYQLAPFSEESSNRLILIAKAC, encoded by the coding sequence ATGACAACTACAACTTGGTTTGCCGATTGGTTTGACTCGGCCTATTATCACTTGTTATACAACAACAGAAACGAAGCAGAAGCGCAAGAATTTATGCGCAATCTTTTGGCTCATTTGAACTTAGACAAAGGGAGTCGCCTATTAGATTTGGCCTGTGGCAAGGGACGCCACTCCATTTATTTGCATAGCCAAGGCTATGAAGTTTTGGGGGTAGATTTAGCTGCAGAAAGCATTGCCGCCGCTAGTGAACAAGCCAAAGAAGGCCTTAGCTTTGCCGTACATGATATGCGAGAGCCATTAAATATGGGCCAATTTGATGCAGTATTTAACCTTTTTACAAGCTTTGGCTACTTTGAAAGCGAAGAAGAGCATCTACAAACGCTAAAAGAAATTCGAAACATGTTGCCCAAAGATGGCTTTTTTGTACTCGATTTCATGAATGCACATAAGGTCATTCAAAACCTTGTTTTGGCCGAAGAAAAGCAAGTAAAAGATGTCCTTTTTCATCTTCGTCGCTATGTAGAAAACGGCTATATTGTTAAGGATATTCGGTTTGAGGCCGAAGGCCAAAACTTTAACTTTCAGGAGCGAGTACGTGGCTTTTTATTAGCCGATTTCCAAGCGCTCTTTGCCCAGGCGGGTTTAGAAATTCTGGCCCAATTTGGCAACTACCAACTGGCTCCTTTTTCCGAAGAAAGCTCTAATCGTTTGATCTTAATTGCTAAAGCATGCTAG
- a CDS encoding TonB-dependent receptor plug domain-containing protein: protein MMSDSVETVAISAQKKTEQIPFSKKEFSTIELEQESSRNLSNLLQKEAGIHIRSYGPGQLATLSSRGSGPEQNLLRWEGFNLANPMLGQSDLNLIPLFFIDQLSWQAGAGGLSVPQPLGGSLLMRSKSPRLEGWQVGFGSSLGSFSRQQQQFLLAFAKNNWRQSLRLLVQSAVNDYPYRDLQAFGFPKPWKRRTQAQTARQAALYTLDFPLFKGQLSLRSWLQKDQQELPPTLLQAQQANSEAQNTLSWRNSLNWKKSFKHSVFQARLGYLYQDMTYIRDLSSEEHLTQGIFIQAQQFFALKNGALLINGRWGENQVQSSSYLDIKKEQQSRLSVGLRQRILGAELEGQLSLAHRSNLGVFPAGHLSFRKIWAAGLGLEVSLQRSIRFPTLNDRFWPLVGQEELQVEQGWQEEFNIFWQHKIWGLHQLSFFNQEVENWILWLPNPNTALWEPQNLAAVWARGASWSSEKSFNLKQLGQLQLQIGANYNRISRHKSPSVDLRDKQLEYRPIFSANFAVNYQYKTWRLGYHHLWDAPRYLDALNEEALAAYQLGQIQLGWKGEMAQYPIRLQLQVHNLWGAEYQLVSARPLPLQQWELSLFFSAR, encoded by the coding sequence ATGATGAGTGATTCTGTAGAAACCGTGGCCATCTCGGCCCAAAAGAAAACAGAGCAAATCCCCTTTAGCAAAAAGGAGTTTTCTACCATAGAACTAGAACAAGAAAGTAGCCGAAACCTCTCCAATTTATTGCAAAAAGAAGCGGGTATACATATCCGCTCCTATGGACCAGGACAACTGGCCACCCTCTCTAGCCGCGGAAGCGGCCCAGAGCAAAACCTCCTGCGCTGGGAGGGCTTCAATCTGGCCAACCCAATGCTGGGCCAAAGCGACCTCAATCTTATTCCCCTCTTTTTTATCGATCAACTAAGCTGGCAAGCTGGAGCTGGCGGCTTGAGTGTTCCTCAGCCATTAGGCGGCAGCTTACTGATGCGTAGCAAATCGCCTCGTTTAGAAGGCTGGCAAGTAGGCTTTGGCAGTAGTTTAGGCAGTTTTAGCAGGCAGCAGCAGCAATTTCTCTTGGCCTTTGCCAAAAATAACTGGCGGCAATCGCTCCGCTTATTGGTCCAATCTGCTGTAAATGATTATCCCTACCGAGATCTACAAGCTTTTGGCTTTCCCAAGCCTTGGAAAAGAAGAACACAAGCCCAAACGGCTCGTCAAGCCGCACTTTATACTTTAGATTTTCCTCTTTTTAAGGGCCAACTGAGCCTAAGAAGCTGGCTCCAAAAGGACCAGCAAGAGCTGCCGCCTACGCTTTTGCAAGCCCAACAAGCTAACAGCGAAGCACAAAATACCTTGAGCTGGCGAAACAGCCTGAACTGGAAAAAAAGCTTTAAGCATTCTGTTTTTCAGGCACGTTTGGGCTATCTCTATCAGGATATGACTTATATCCGTGATTTGAGTAGTGAAGAGCATCTCACACAAGGTATTTTTATTCAGGCCCAACAGTTTTTTGCCCTAAAAAATGGAGCTTTGCTCATTAATGGGCGCTGGGGGGAAAACCAGGTTCAAAGCAGTAGTTATCTAGACATAAAAAAAGAACAACAAAGTCGTCTTTCTGTGGGCCTTCGACAGCGTATTTTAGGAGCCGAATTAGAAGGACAATTATCTTTGGCCCATCGATCTAATTTGGGTGTTTTTCCTGCGGGTCATCTAAGTTTTAGGAAAATTTGGGCTGCGGGACTAGGCCTAGAAGTTAGTTTGCAGCGGTCCATTCGCTTTCCAACACTAAATGATCGATTTTGGCCCTTAGTGGGCCAAGAAGAGCTGCAAGTAGAACAAGGCTGGCAAGAAGAGTTCAATATTTTTTGGCAACACAAAATATGGGGTTTGCATCAACTCAGTTTTTTTAACCAGGAAGTCGAGAATTGGATTTTATGGCTACCCAATCCCAATACGGCTTTATGGGAACCCCAAAATTTGGCGGCAGTTTGGGCCAGAGGAGCCAGTTGGAGCAGCGAAAAAAGCTTTAATTTGAAGCAGTTGGGCCAGTTGCAACTGCAAATTGGCGCCAACTACAACCGCATTAGCCGACATAAAAGTCCTTCGGTAGATTTGCGAGATAAACAACTAGAGTATCGTCCTATTTTTTCGGCTAATTTTGCTGTAAATTACCAATATAAAACTTGGCGTTTGGGCTATCATCATCTTTGGGATGCCCCTCGTTATTTGGATGCATTGAATGAAGAAGCCTTGGCGGCTTATCAATTGGGCCAAATTCAGTTGGGTTGGAAGGGGGAAATGGCCCAATATCCGATTCGCCTGCAGTTGCAAGTGCATAACCTTTGGGGAGCAGAATATCAGTTGGTCTCTGCTCGGCCATTGCCTTTGCAACAATGGGAATTGAGTTTGTTTTTTAGTGCTCGATAA
- a CDS encoding PglD-related sugar-binding protein — protein MLIMGAGGHALEILELAAQNGQLEGLCFFDNTRQAPSWIYDRFPVLYQEEQLRAHFALAPDFVLGVGSPKVRRILAQIGQTAGGQLQSIQAQNVYIGQFDNQLAKGLNLMQGVWLSNSVSVEEGALINAGAQLHHEVKVGAYTEISPKALLLGAVQIGQNCRIGAHATILPGIKIADEVVVGAGAVVHKNLPKGVTAVGVPAKIIKGPAVF, from the coding sequence ATGCTGATTATGGGAGCTGGGGGACATGCCCTCGAAATCTTAGAACTTGCTGCCCAAAATGGACAATTAGAGGGCCTTTGCTTTTTTGACAATACCCGCCAAGCGCCCTCTTGGATCTATGACCGCTTTCCCGTTCTGTACCAAGAAGAGCAGCTTCGAGCGCATTTTGCCCTAGCCCCTGATTTTGTTTTGGGGGTGGGCAGCCCTAAGGTCCGCCGAATTTTGGCCCAAATTGGCCAAACTGCAGGCGGCCAGCTCCAAAGTATTCAGGCCCAAAATGTCTATATCGGCCAGTTTGACAACCAATTGGCCAAGGGGCTCAACCTAATGCAGGGCGTTTGGCTCAGCAATTCGGTAAGTGTTGAAGAAGGCGCCCTGATTAACGCAGGAGCCCAGCTTCACCATGAAGTGAAAGTGGGGGCTTATACAGAGATTTCACCTAAAGCCCTACTTTTGGGGGCGGTCCAAATTGGCCAAAATTGCCGAATTGGAGCCCATGCCACGATTCTACCAGGAATCAAAATTGCCGATGAGGTGGTGGTTGGCGCTGGGGCTGTGGTCCATAAAAACTTACCCAAAGGGGTAACGGCTGTTGGCGTTCCTGCCAAAATTATTAAAGGACCTGCTGTTTTTTAG